A region of Paraburkholderia largidicola DNA encodes the following proteins:
- a CDS encoding enoyl-CoA hydratase/isomerase family protein has protein sequence MSHESELQTVEPAFYAHYRSLRVRRHAHGILEIVMSGEGTNRSALATADANMHRELADIWRDVDRDPETRVVVIRGEGKGFSAGGDLGLVEEMANDFDVRTRVWREARDLVYNVINCSKPIVSAMHGPAVGAGLVAGLLADISIATKSARIIDGHTRLGVAAGDHAAIVWPLLCGMAKAKYYLMLCEPVSGEEAERIGLVSLAVDDNDLLPKTFEVARKLAQGSQTAIRWTKYALNNWLRSAGPTFDTSLALEFMGFAGPDVREGVASLRERRAPDFPGKEPF, from the coding sequence ATGTCTCACGAATCGGAATTGCAAACGGTCGAACCCGCGTTTTACGCGCACTATAGGTCGCTGCGCGTGCGGCGTCATGCGCACGGCATCCTCGAAATCGTGATGAGCGGCGAGGGCACGAACCGCAGCGCGCTCGCCACCGCCGATGCCAACATGCATCGCGAACTGGCCGACATCTGGCGCGATGTCGACCGCGACCCGGAGACGCGCGTCGTGGTGATTCGCGGCGAGGGCAAGGGCTTTTCGGCGGGCGGCGATCTCGGCCTCGTCGAAGAGATGGCGAACGACTTCGACGTGCGCACGCGCGTATGGCGTGAGGCGCGCGATCTCGTCTACAACGTGATCAACTGCAGCAAGCCGATCGTCTCGGCGATGCACGGCCCGGCTGTGGGCGCGGGGCTCGTCGCGGGACTGCTCGCGGATATTTCGATTGCGACGAAGTCGGCGCGCATCATCGACGGTCATACGCGTCTGGGCGTCGCGGCGGGCGACCACGCGGCGATCGTGTGGCCGCTGCTGTGCGGGATGGCGAAGGCGAAGTACTACCTGATGTTGTGCGAGCCGGTGAGCGGCGAAGAGGCGGAGCGCATCGGTCTGGTCTCGCTGGCCGTCGACGACAACGATCTGCTGCCGAAAACCTTCGAAGTCGCGCGCAAGCTCGCGCAGGGTTCGCAGACGGCGATCCGCTGGACCAAGTATGCGTTGAACAACTGGCTGCGCTCGGCGGGGCCGACCTTTGATACGTCGCTTGCGCTCGAATTCATGGGTTTCGCGGGCCCTGACGTGCGCGAAGGCGTGGCGTCGCTGCGCGAGCGGCGCGCGCCGGATTTCCCGGGCAAGGAACCGTTCTAG
- a CDS encoding ABC transporter substrate-binding protein yields MPRYGTFAFSALRNGALQRTFRRRTTLAATLSFLPGLALAQVKIGLVLSLTGPAASLGIPARDTATLFPKEIAGQKVEYIVLDDASDTTQAVQDTKKLISENHVDAIIGSSITPNSLAMIDVVADGETPAISLASSAKIIEPVDAKRHWMFKTPQTDAMMASAITEHASQHGVKTIAYIGQADALGETFYAEVAKFAQIHKINVVANERFNRTDPSVTGQILKIMAANPDAVVVGAAGTPAALPPKTLVGRGYKGKIYHNHGVGNNDFLRVCGTDCNGTFLPASPVLVAAQLPTDYASKRLALDYIARFEKLRGPGSVSAFGSYAWDASMLLNNAIPVALKTAAPGTVEFRRALRDALEATKGLADTNGVVNMSATDHLGLDQRARVMVEISNGKWVYQPR; encoded by the coding sequence ATGCCGCGATACGGGACGTTTGCATTTTCAGCTTTGCGCAACGGCGCTCTTCAGCGCACTTTCAGGCGACGCACGACGCTCGCCGCCACGCTTTCTTTTTTACCCGGACTCGCGCTCGCGCAGGTGAAGATCGGCCTCGTGCTGTCGCTGACGGGGCCGGCTGCATCGCTGGGCATTCCCGCGCGCGATACGGCGACGCTCTTCCCTAAAGAGATCGCCGGGCAGAAAGTCGAATACATCGTGCTCGACGATGCGTCCGATACGACGCAAGCCGTGCAGGACACCAAAAAACTCATCTCCGAAAATCACGTCGACGCAATCATCGGCTCGTCGATCACGCCGAACTCGCTGGCGATGATCGACGTGGTCGCCGACGGTGAAACGCCGGCGATTTCTTTGGCGTCGTCGGCGAAGATCATCGAACCCGTCGATGCGAAACGGCACTGGATGTTCAAGACGCCGCAAACGGACGCGATGATGGCCTCCGCGATCACCGAGCACGCGAGCCAGCACGGCGTGAAGACCATCGCCTACATCGGCCAGGCGGATGCGCTCGGCGAAACGTTTTACGCGGAAGTCGCGAAGTTCGCGCAGATTCACAAGATCAACGTCGTGGCCAACGAGCGTTTCAATCGCACCGATCCGAGCGTCACGGGCCAGATCCTGAAGATCATGGCGGCGAATCCGGATGCCGTCGTCGTGGGCGCAGCGGGCACGCCTGCCGCGTTGCCGCCGAAGACGCTGGTCGGGCGCGGCTACAAGGGCAAGATCTATCACAACCATGGTGTGGGCAATAACGACTTCCTGCGCGTGTGCGGCACCGACTGCAACGGCACGTTCCTGCCTGCGAGCCCGGTGCTGGTCGCCGCGCAACTGCCCACCGACTATGCTTCGAAGCGTCTCGCGCTCGATTACATCGCGCGCTTCGAGAAACTGCGTGGACCGGGCAGCGTGTCGGCATTCGGCTCGTATGCGTGGGACGCAAGCATGCTGCTGAACAACGCGATTCCCGTTGCGCTGAAAACGGCGGCACCCGGCACGGTCGAGTTTCGCCGCGCGCTGCGTGACGCACTCGAAGCAACGAAGGGACTCGCCGATACCAACGGCGTCGTCAACATGAGCGCGACCGATCACCTCGGCCTCGATCAGCGCGCGCGGGTGATGGTCGAGATCAGCAACGGCAAGTGGGTGTATCAGCCGCGTTAG